The DNA sequence CGGAGCATGGCTTTTTCAAAACGAGAATCGGGAATATCTGTGTCAAAAGCAATATCATCAATGATCCATTCCGTCCCTTTGCTGTTTTTTTTCAACTCATCCTTGAAAATGAACCGAGTTGGAAACCACCTGTCCTGAACTTTCTTAATGCCGTCCATGGAGGTTGACTTAAGTAACTTGCCACTTTTTGCATAGAGTTCTTCCTTCATAGGCAACAGGTATTCCGAATCCACCCAGGCACGACGTTTAGGGTATGACAATCCTGTCACCTTGGCTTCAAGAAAAAGTATCCAGTGCTTTCGGCCATCAATCATTTCCGATCCTTCAACTGTCGCCTCGTAAAGATCGGTTAAGGGCCGGTCTTCCATCATATCATTATATGACATGTCTGATCCCATAACAGATTGGCGCAACATGTGGCCGGAGAGCTGGATCACCCTATCCGTTTGGGGTGAGTATATCCATAGTTTATCTCCCGATTTCAACATCTTTGTGCCCGCTTCCCTGGGTGGTGCCAAATATTCCGTGTAGGCTTGGTTTATACCCTTAACCCAATTTCGGGATTTAATAGTCCTGCTGACCCGTCGACCGTGAACAATCATCTTGCTCGTGAGCACTCTGGTTTTGGCATTCAGATTCTTGTCCATGGCTCTCACCAATGCTTCCG is a window from the Candidatus Neomarinimicrobiota bacterium genome containing:
- a CDS encoding outer membrane lipoprotein-sorting protein, coding for MKNMIYILLATLFAVEASGQEAAMTAEALVRAMDKNLNAKTRVLTSKMIVHGRRVSRTIKSRNWVKGINQAYTEYLAPPREAGTKMLKSGDKLWIYSPQTDRVIQLSGHMLRQSVMGSDMSYNDMMEDRPLTDLYEATVEGSEMIDGRKHWILFLEAKVTGLSYPKRRAWVDSEYLLPMKEELYAKSGKLLKSTSMDGIKKVQDRWFPTRFIFKDELKKNSKGTEWIIDDIAFDTDIPDSRFEKAMLRK